The DNA region AATATTGGCTTAGAAATTATGGTAGTCAAGGTATATTGCAAAAAGCAAAAGCAATAATTTTTGGAAAACCATATCAAGAAAAATATTATAATGAATACAAGAATTCAATCTTGAAGATCCTGTTAGAATTAGGACTTTATCATCTTCCTATTGTCTATAATATGTCTTTTGGGCATAATGAGCCAATGATATGTTTGCCATATGGTGCAATGGCAGAAATTGATTGTGATAGGAGGACTTTTTCCATACTTGAATCCGGGGTAGTATAACTTCTTGTTATAATCAATAGTGATTAGTGACAAATTATAATGAACAAAAGGATAAATATACGTAAATAAACTTATGTGAAAATGGGGTGGCTTATATATGATTCACGGCGGAGACATATATACCGATGGTATTTTTAAAGGACAAGAGCTTCTAGATTTCAGCTCCAACATAAATCCACTTGGAGTACCGGAAGGCTTTAAAAACAATATAGCAGAGGCTTTAGATTCTGTAACCAGATATCCAGATATTAAGTATAGGGAAGTTATTAAAAACCTTTCAGATTATACTGGTACTGCAGAAGAAAATTTTGTGCTGGGAAATGGTGCAGCAGAAATTATAGATTTAGTTATAAGCAATTTTAAAAGTATATTAATAGTAGTGCCTTCTTTTGTAGAATATGAAATAAACGCAAAAAAGTGGGGCTGCCACATAGAATATTCGAAATTACTAGATAACATGGATTTTGACTATGAGGATATTGAGAATAAACTAAATGATGTTGAAGCAGTTATAGTAGGAAATCCCAATAATCCTAATGGGAATATTATAGACAAAGTTAAAGTGGAGACTATTATAGAGATTTGTGAAGCTAAGAATAAAACAATAATTATGGATGAAGCCTTTATAGAGTTTACAGGCAGAATAAAAAACAGTTTCCTAGATAAAATAGAAGATAATAAATGTATTTTTATTATAAGAGCTATAACTAAGTTTTTTGCTATGCCAGGAGTAAGGTTTGGATACGGTATAAGCAGTAATAAAGTTTTGTTAAATAATATAAGAAAAAAGCAAAATCCATGGAATATAAACTGTTTTGCCGAATTAGCAGTTAAATACTCCTTGAAAGATAAAGAATATATCAAAAAATCTCTTCAGTGGATAGAAGAAGAGAGAGAATTTTTTGTTAAGCAGCTTAATGAGATTCCATTTATAGAGCAAATCTTTAAAAGCTTTTCAAATTTTGTACTTTGTAAGCTGAGGAATGTAAATGAAGAGAAACTATATGAATATTGCCTTGAGAATGGGATAATTATCAGAAAAACCAGTAATTTTAGAGGACTTGATAAGAGTTATGTAAGATTTGCCATAAAGGATAGAGAATCCAATGAAAAATTAATTAAGATTTTAAAAGATAGTAGCTTTTAAATATTTTATTATTTTCTAAAATACCAAACTAGTTGTAAATATCAATAGACTTTAATTGATAGCAATTAGCAGTTAGTTAATTTATTATGCATATCTTAGGTATGAATTAAAAATTATTCATTGTAAAAAGGATTTATTAGAAAACTATAATTAATATTGAGCTGGTAAACATAAGAAAAGAGGAGTTTTATGGGAAAGCTATCTAAAGGTTATGTACAGATTTATACAGGAAACGGAAAAGGTAAAACTACTGCTGCTGTGGGACTGGGAGTTAGGGCAGCAG from Clostridium pasteurianum BC1 includes:
- a CDS encoding pyridoxal phosphate-dependent aminotransferase, yielding MIHGGDIYTDGIFKGQELLDFSSNINPLGVPEGFKNNIAEALDSVTRYPDIKYREVIKNLSDYTGTAEENFVLGNGAAEIIDLVISNFKSILIVVPSFVEYEINAKKWGCHIEYSKLLDNMDFDYEDIENKLNDVEAVIVGNPNNPNGNIIDKVKVETIIEICEAKNKTIIMDEAFIEFTGRIKNSFLDKIEDNKCIFIIRAITKFFAMPGVRFGYGISSNKVLLNNIRKKQNPWNINCFAELAVKYSLKDKEYIKKSLQWIEEEREFFVKQLNEIPFIEQIFKSFSNFVLCKLRNVNEEKLYEYCLENGIIIRKTSNFRGLDKSYVRFAIKDRESNEKLIKILKDSSF